The sequence ACGGCGTCGGCTAAGGTCATGTTTTGATGGCGCTCGGCTGAGAAAACCTCGGAATACCCTGTCGAAAGATTTGTCCCTGTAACGTATAAATCCGGCTTTCCGGAATCGTTTAAATCCTTAAAGGTCGTTTTCTTTTTACCCATCTTTTTTTGTATTAATTCTTCTATCCAGCCCAAAAAGTAATCGCCTTTATTCCATCCGAATTTTTTGATGAGCCGATTGACGTCTCTTATAATGCCGAACGAATTGTCCATGAATTTCTTAAAATCGGTCGAGTCAAGAATGTCGCGCTGTTCCGGAATGGAATATCCCAGGGCAAACAAAAGCGCGTTGATCGCTCCGGCACTTGTTCCGCCAACTCTTTTGATTCCGGCCAGGTGCCCCCGTTGCTCCAGAATCTGCATCGCCCCGACATACGCAATGCCTTTAACCCCGCCCCCTTCAAAAACTAAATTTCTAAACTGTTTTTCCATGCCTTACCTCCATAATTAAAAGTCAGCGGCACACCTATGCTGAATCTATTGTTGCAAGTGGGTTCTTCATCCGCATCCTGCACGATACGGATACCGTACCTGCTTCTGGCAGATACCTTTCCCCAAGCCTTTCATTCAAATTGCCCTTCTCAAGAATCTTGACTTTTTCAGGCCGGTTACCTAAAAAGGTTTTAATTGCTCAAGCAAAATGACAATGCGGTTTCTCAGGCCCTTGCCGTTTACGAATCATAATCTTGTTTCAGTCAAAATTATTGTCTTTCACACGTAGCCGCGCACACTCTATCAAAAAAAAGCCGCAACCGTAAAGCAACTTTGCCTTAGGCTGCGTCGAGTCGCTCATGGCTGGTAACAATTCTTTTAATCTCTTCTTTTGACATGACTACCGGAGGTTTCTCCGGTTTTCGGCCCGTTTCATTTGGCCTGGTTCACCGATTTCTTTGTGCAGAACCTGCTTATACAGATACACGATAGCGTTTATCGTGATAGAAGATGTACTGCTTGGTCCAGTGGATATAGGCTTCCTCGGTACGGATGGCGTCGCAAACTTGATCGAGTAGTTTCATAAACCTTATTTCCGTATTTTATTTTATACTGTAATTCATGATATTTTTAAATAAAGCAACTTCATCTTCCGTAATATTTATTGAAAATAGTCTTTATAATCTATGTTGTGCGTATGAATAAAGAGATGCAGCACATCCCCAGTATGATCTGGGATTTTCAACAGAAAAGAGAGATTGAATGCTTCAGCAAAGAATGATCGAACGCTTCCGAGAGGCTTGTCATAATGATGCATGGGTGATCGCAGCTTTGATGTTTGGCTCATTTGCGACCGGAGAGGGAGACGCGTTCTCTGACATCGAGTTCGCGGTATTCATCCAGGATGATTCATTCGAGAGTTTCGAGCAGCGCTCGTGGCTTAATGCAGTCAGCCCGGTTGCTGCTTACTTTCTGGACGATTTCGGCCATCACACAGCACTTTTTGAAAACGGTATTCGCGGTGAATTCCACTTCATGCGCAAATCTGACATACCAATTATTTCCACTTGGCAAGGCTACGGGTGGTTTCCCTCGCTAGATGCAGCCGTTTTGCTGGATCGATCAGGTGAGCTGTCTCAGTATGCGAGTGCTCTGGTGGGTGGGCCTCCCTCACGTGAAGGTGTGCCCTTGGTAGAAGGACTCGCCTTAAACCTCATCAGTCAAATGCTCTTTGGCGCCAATCTTCTGAATCGCGGCGAACATGCTCGCGCATGGGCATTGCTGAGCAAGGCTCATGAGAATCTTTTGAAGCTGGTTCGTTTAAATGAAGGGGCAACGGAACACTGGCCAACACCTTCACGTGCGTTGGAAAAGGATGTCTCGGAGGACTCGTATAATCGCTATCTGGCATGTACAGCCAGCGCAGAACCTAGAGCACTATGTATAGCCTATCATGAAACGTGGAAGTGGAGTCTAGAATTATTCAAGAGTGTTGTTGAACCTTTGAATATAGATCTTCCGAGAACTGTAATTGCGCAGGTACAAAGGTTGCTCAATGAGTCTGCAACACCGCACAACAAGTAAAATCAGCGGACGCATAAAACGCACCGCTGATTTTTGCGTTGTGCTTTAAGAATGGAG comes from Candidatus Hydrogenedentota bacterium and encodes:
- a CDS encoding patatin-like phospholipase family protein, with protein sequence MEKQFRNLVFEGGGVKGIAYVGAMQILEQRGHLAGIKRVGGTSAGAINALLFALGYSIPEQRDILDSTDFKKFMDNSFGIIRDVNRLIKKFGWNKGDYFLGWIEELIQKKMGKKKTTFKDLNDSGKPDLYVTGTNLSTGYSEVFSAERHQNMTLADAV
- the lnu(F) gene encoding lincosamide nucleotidyltransferase Lnu(F), which gives rise to MLQQRMIERFREACHNDAWVIAALMFGSFATGEGDAFSDIEFAVFIQDDSFESFEQRSWLNAVSPVAAYFLDDFGHHTALFENGIRGEFHFMRKSDIPIISTWQGYGWFPSLDAAVLLDRSGELSQYASALVGGPPSREGVPLVEGLALNLISQMLFGANLLNRGEHARAWALLSKAHENLLKLVRLNEGATEHWPTPSRALEKDVSEDSYNRYLACTASAEPRALCIAYHETWKWSLELFKSVVEPLNIDLPRTVIAQVQRLLNESATPHNK